From Alosa sapidissima isolate fAloSap1 chromosome 7, fAloSap1.pri, whole genome shotgun sequence, the proteins below share one genomic window:
- the LOC121714188 gene encoding uncharacterized protein LOC121714188 isoform X1, translating to MVVDMKLVVEMELTPAEQQSENELLCWLNQSLQAGFTKVEQTCSGAAFCQLMDLLFPGSVNMDRVNFQAQQELDILHNYSLLQVAFRKKGITKTIPVETLIQGKSEEALSLLLWFKDLFNRNCEGQKCSSLKTCDAERLVPLPAQRTKAFTQLNFFEEEGKSDNSGDCESAQTHLPNTDMAEADSMDSFSCSIATLRFIRKHMPEPSAGSNSPMSFKGARAALGHGYPKDITAICAQTPYCLYLYVGVELGEKETGNVILIGFFDQTAGNYCLRMLDVIQPMEDTETTGLTSLTETLKKFDIPVENLTVFYSNLVDRDQSSVFTLGLKAMQPSVVSLCGLVSLTAQACYEGLTATGHYDQVLELIRKMSVHNSSSVTRDTLKQLFTDLAKLDTSRPLTAQCLLFIRILGKISSRWSTLTKYFGSQVVEEEGAGQIHSFLLDHRLRLIIMFLSFALEPLATYQEILEKGSNFGQILNVSSGLIQGYTSSFLQLTAIARYLRNYDDALLNDAAEHLPIGKVKVGHEVEDFLSLHKAELTALLEDFHKSTVSFYAAVTSSIVKSLPLSTVALVNMAAILKPEGRLEVTSRTVTDIATQMGLCQNPEEVAQLTDDFLEYQLCEDVDSQLNVDQHWKGALRIMGKSSMFRKLILSFMSFPRILKEDRIFSQVFQTAEKIEEDPKKLDTDVDNTSGGSAEVTTPQRPQRESTSSLSDVVELSEMDTEEEPKEDVVLVKETKPSISESIIIDDLEEEEDVDEVIWTDVSHNASLASSPDRQKQGYPYQDGRGFEAGNLVWGNVTGYSRWPGLVLPWRTKNTKPGIRKVKWFGDGLLSRIHVGGLHPFSAFAESFCHKSLATLAPYKAAILQSLQTAAERCGKIFTLKTDNKDELLRQMLDWAFNGFMPSGPDGLKPLPQTDSPTEKILNGNGFPNHLTTSVKNKLDESTLASLKQVSVCLKKINSLNLENGTIAIKPKPIDGNGTKSPHTSVLGRPRKYKNGLKKDKAQKRSLESEPEPEPDFNRDQMVNEVLVKGKNIEDFCLSCGTAQISIFHPLFEGSLCLKCKDNFTETLYRYDEDGYQSYCTVCCAGMEVVLCGNHNCCRSYCVDCLNILVGVGTFDRLKEVDPWICYLCEPSSAGGTLKPREDWSIRVQEFFANDSGLAFEPHRVYPSVQASQRRPIRVLSLFDGIATGYLVLKELGFKVDTYVASEIDDESISISMVNHDAKIVHKEDVRSITKEQIEKWGPFDLLIGGSPCNDLSIVNPARKGLYEGTGRLFFEFYRVLNFLRPKEDDPKPFFWLFENVSFMAHRDKTDICRYLECNPVLIDAVRVSPAHRARCFWGNLPGMNRPIIATQNDKLTLQECLEIGRTAKFTKVRTITTRSNSLKQGPRDLYPVTMNGKDDNLWITELERIFGFPKHYTDVKNMGRQQRQKVLGKSWSVPVIRHLFAPLKDYFACYDMTTATTANTVV from the exons ATGGTG GTAGACATGAAGCTGGTTGTGGAAATGGAACTGACGCCAGCTGAGCAGCAGAGTGAGAATGAATTGCTGTGCTGGCTCAATCAGTCACTGCAAGCAGGGTTCACCAAGGTGGAACAGACATGCTCAG GTGCTGCATTTTGCCAGCTGATGGACCTATTGTTCCCTGGTTCTGTAAATATGGATCGGGTCAACTTTCAGGCACAGCAGGAACTGGACATCCTCCACAACTACAGTCTTCTTCAAGTTGCCTTTAGGAAGAAAGGAATCACTAAA ACAATCCCTGTGGAGACTTTGATTCAAGGAAAATCTGAAGAGGCCTTGAGTCTTCTGCTTTGGTTCAAAGATTTATTCAACCGTAACTGTGAAGGACAGAAATGCAGTTCTTTGAAAACCTGTGATGCAGAGAGATTGGTGCCATTACCTGCTCAGCGAACAAAAGCATTCACACAGCTGAACTTCT TCGAAGAAGAGGGCAAATCCGATAACTCTGGGGATTGTGAATCTGCACAGACTCATCTCCCAAACACGGACATGGCAGAGGCCGACTCGATGGATTCCTTTTCTTGCAGTATAGCCACATTAAGATTCATTCGCAAACATATGCCTGAACCATCAGCTGGCTCCAACTCACCAATGTCCTTCAAAGGTGCCAGGGCTGCTCTTGGTCATGGATACCCAAAAGATATTACAGCCATATGTGCCCAAACGCCATACTGTTTGTACCTGTATGTGGGTGTGGAACTGGGAGAGAAGGAAACAGGAAATGTGATTTTGATCGGGTTCTTTGACCAAACAGCTGGAAACTATTGTTTGCGTATGCTGGATGTTATCCAGCCCATGGAAGATACAGAGACAACTGGGTTGACAAGTCTGACAGAGACGTTGAAAAAGTTTGATATTCCCGTGGAAAACCTCACCGTGTTTTACTCCAATTTGGTGGACCGTGACCAGAGCAGTGTGTTCACATTGGGTCTAAAAGCCATGCAGCCTTCAGTGGTGTCGTTGTGTGGCCTTGTGAGTTTAACAGCACAAGCGTGTTATGAGGGTCTCACAGCAACAGGACATTATGATCAGGTCTTAGAACTTATCAGGAAGATGTCTGTGCACAACTCTTCGTCTGTCACAAGAGATACTCTAAAGCAGCTCTTCACTGACTTGGCAAAGCTAGACACCAGTCGCCCCTTAACTGCGCAGTGCTTGCTATTCATCAGGATTCTGGGTAAGATTTCCAGTCGTTGGTCTACGCTTACCAAATACTTTGGTTCTCAGGTGGTTGAGGAGGAGGGAGCAGGTCAGATCCATTCCTTCCTCCTAGACCATAGGCTGAGGCTGATAATCATGTTCCTAAGCTTTGCCCTGGAACCACTGGCTACATATCAAGAGATACTGGAAAAGGGTTCAAATTTTGGCCAGATCCTCAATGTTTCATCTGGTCTGATCCAGGGCTACACCTCTAGTTTCCTCCAGTTGACAGCCATCGCTCGCTACCTCAGGAATTACGATGACGCACTACTAAATGATGCGGCAGAACACCTTCCCATAGGCAAGGTGAAAGTGGGCCACGAAGTTGAAGATTTCTTGTCTTTGCACAAGGCAGAGCTCACTGCATTGTTGGAAGATTTCCACAAGAGCACGGTCTCTTTCTATGCAGCAGTCACGTCCAGCATTGTCAAGAGCCTGCCTCTCTCCACTGTGGCCCTTGTGAACATGGCTGCCATCTTGAAACCAGAGGGGAGGCTTGAGGTGACGAGCAGAACGGTGACTGACATTGCCACCCAGATGGGCCTGTGCCAGAACCCAGAGGAGGTGGCCCAGCTCACAGATGACTTCCTTGAGTATCAGCTCTGTGAGGACGTGGACAGCCAGCTCAATGTGGATCAGCATTGGAAAGGAGCGCTGAGGATCATGGGAAAGTCGTCCATGTTTCGTAAACTCATCCTCAGCTTTATGTCTTTCCCTAGAATACTAAAAGAGGACAGGATcttttctcag GTATTTCAAACAGCGGAAAAGATTGAAGAAGATCCCAAGAAACTGGACACTGACGTTGACAATACCTCAGGTGGCAGCGCAGAGGTCACTACCCCACAGAGGCCACAAAGAGAATCGACATCCTCATTGTCAG ATGTGGTAGAACTGAGTGAGATGGATACTGAGGAGGAGCCTAAAGAAGATGTTGTGTTAGTTAAAG AAACAAAACCAAGTATATCGGAGTCCATAATAATTGATgatctggaggaggaggaggatgttgATGAGGTCATTTGGACAGATGTATCACATAATGCG agcTTGGCATCATCTCCTGATAGGCAAAAACAAGGTTACCCATACCAG GATGGGAGGGGCTTTGAAGCTGGCAATCTGGTTTGGGGCAATGTGACTGGCTACTCCAGATGGCCTGGGCTGGTGTTGCCATGGCGAACCAAGAACACAAAGCCTGGCATCCGGAAAGTGAAGTGGTTTGGGGATGGGTTGCTTTCTAGG ATTCATGTTGGTGGACTTCACCCTTTCTCAGCTTTCGCTGAGAGCTTTTGCCACAAATCTCTTGCTACTCTTGCCCCATATAAAGCTGCTATCCTCCAGTCCCTGCAG ACAGCAGCAGAGCGGTGTGGGAAGATATTCACATTGAAGACCGATAATAAAGACGAGCTTCTGCGACAAATGTTGGATTGGGCTTTCAATGGCTTCATGCCGTCTGGACCTGATGGCCTCAAACCTTTGCCCCAGACAGACAGCCCCACAG AAAAAATACTGAATGGGAATGGCTTTCCAAATCACTTAACAACTTCTGTGAAAAACAAACTGGATGAGTCTACTCTGGCCAGCTTGAAAcaagtatctgtgtgtttgaaaaAAATTAACTCCTTAAACCTGGAGAATGGCACCATAGCCATTAAACCAAAACCAATTGATGGAAATGGAACAAAGTCTCCTCACACCAGTGTTCTGGGTCGTCctagaaaatataaaaatggCCTCAAGAAAGACAAGGCTCAGAAACGATCTTTAGAAAGTGAGCCAGAGCCAGAACCAGACTTCAACAGAG atCAAATGGTAAATGAGGTTTTGGTCAAGGGAAAGAATATTGAAG ATTTCTGCTTGTCCTGTGGAACGGCTCAGATCAGCATCTTTCATCCATTATTTGAAGGAAGTCTATGTTTAAAGTGCAAG gaTAATTTTACTGAGACACTTTACCGCTATGACGAGGATGGCTACCAGTCGTACTGCACAGTGTGCTGCGCTGGGATGGAGGTGGTTCTGTGTGGGAATCATAACTGCTGCCG GTCCTACTGTGTGGACTGCCTGAATATCCTGGTGGGTGTGGGCACCTTTGACCGGCTGAAGGAGGTCGACCCCTGGATCTGTTACCTGTGCGAGCCCAGCAGTGCAGGAGGCACCCTCAAACCTCGGGAGGACTGGAGCATCCGTGTCCAGGAGTTTTTTGCCAATGACAGCGGCTTAGCAttc GAACCTCACCGGGTTTACCCGTCCGTCCAAGCCAGCCAGCGAAGGCCCATCAgagttctctctctgtttgatgGCATAGCCACAG GATATCTGGTTCTGAAAGAGTTGGGATTTAAAGTGGACACATACGTGGCCTCAGAGATTGATGATGAGTCCATTTCTATATCCATGGTGAACCATGATGCCAAAATTGTGCACAAGGAGGATGTTCGGTCCATCACAAAGGAACAG ATTGAGAAGTGGGGGCCGTTTGATCTCCTCATCGGGGGAAGCCCATGCAATGACTTGTCCATTGTTAACCCTGCACGGAAAGGATTATATG AGGGAACGGGGAGACTCTTCTTTGAGTTCTACCGAGTGCTCAATTTCTTGAGGCCCAAAGAGGATGATCCGAAACCGTTCTTTTGGCTGTTTGAGAATGTGTCGTTCATGGCTCACCGAGATAAGACTGACATCTGTCGCTATCTGGAG TGTAATCCAGTGCTGATTGATGCTGTGAGAGTCAGTCCTGCACATAGAGCTCGCTGCTTCTGGGGAAATCTTCCTGGAATGAACAG GCCCATCATTGCCACGCAGAATGACAAGTTGACCCTACAAGAATGCTTGGAGATTGGCCGCACAGCAAAG TTTACCAAAGTGAGGACCATTACCACAAGATCTAACTCTCTGAAGCAAGGCCCAAGAGACCTGTATCCCGTCACTATGAATGGAAAAGATGACAATTTGTGGATCACGGAGTTGGAAAG GATCTTTGGGTTTCCCAAACACTACACAGATGTGAAGAACATGGGACGTCAGCAGCGGCAGAAGGTCCTGGGCAAGTCCTGGAGTGTCCCAGTCATCAGGCACTTATTTGCCCCTCTCAAGGACTATTTTGCTTGTTATGACATGACCACAGCCACCACCGCTAATACAGTAGTATGA
- the LOC121714188 gene encoding uncharacterized protein LOC121714188 isoform X2 → MKLVVEMELTPAEQQSENELLCWLNQSLQAGFTKVEQTCSGAAFCQLMDLLFPGSVNMDRVNFQAQQELDILHNYSLLQVAFRKKGITKTIPVETLIQGKSEEALSLLLWFKDLFNRNCEGQKCSSLKTCDAERLVPLPAQRTKAFTQLNFFEEEGKSDNSGDCESAQTHLPNTDMAEADSMDSFSCSIATLRFIRKHMPEPSAGSNSPMSFKGARAALGHGYPKDITAICAQTPYCLYLYVGVELGEKETGNVILIGFFDQTAGNYCLRMLDVIQPMEDTETTGLTSLTETLKKFDIPVENLTVFYSNLVDRDQSSVFTLGLKAMQPSVVSLCGLVSLTAQACYEGLTATGHYDQVLELIRKMSVHNSSSVTRDTLKQLFTDLAKLDTSRPLTAQCLLFIRILGKISSRWSTLTKYFGSQVVEEEGAGQIHSFLLDHRLRLIIMFLSFALEPLATYQEILEKGSNFGQILNVSSGLIQGYTSSFLQLTAIARYLRNYDDALLNDAAEHLPIGKVKVGHEVEDFLSLHKAELTALLEDFHKSTVSFYAAVTSSIVKSLPLSTVALVNMAAILKPEGRLEVTSRTVTDIATQMGLCQNPEEVAQLTDDFLEYQLCEDVDSQLNVDQHWKGALRIMGKSSMFRKLILSFMSFPRILKEDRIFSQVFQTAEKIEEDPKKLDTDVDNTSGGSAEVTTPQRPQRESTSSLSDVVELSEMDTEEEPKEDVVLVKETKPSISESIIIDDLEEEEDVDEVIWTDVSHNASLASSPDRQKQGYPYQDGRGFEAGNLVWGNVTGYSRWPGLVLPWRTKNTKPGIRKVKWFGDGLLSRIHVGGLHPFSAFAESFCHKSLATLAPYKAAILQSLQTAAERCGKIFTLKTDNKDELLRQMLDWAFNGFMPSGPDGLKPLPQTDSPTEKILNGNGFPNHLTTSVKNKLDESTLASLKQVSVCLKKINSLNLENGTIAIKPKPIDGNGTKSPHTSVLGRPRKYKNGLKKDKAQKRSLESEPEPEPDFNRDQMVNEVLVKGKNIEDFCLSCGTAQISIFHPLFEGSLCLKCKDNFTETLYRYDEDGYQSYCTVCCAGMEVVLCGNHNCCRSYCVDCLNILVGVGTFDRLKEVDPWICYLCEPSSAGGTLKPREDWSIRVQEFFANDSGLAFEPHRVYPSVQASQRRPIRVLSLFDGIATGYLVLKELGFKVDTYVASEIDDESISISMVNHDAKIVHKEDVRSITKEQIEKWGPFDLLIGGSPCNDLSIVNPARKGLYEGTGRLFFEFYRVLNFLRPKEDDPKPFFWLFENVSFMAHRDKTDICRYLECNPVLIDAVRVSPAHRARCFWGNLPGMNRPIIATQNDKLTLQECLEIGRTAKFTKVRTITTRSNSLKQGPRDLYPVTMNGKDDNLWITELERIFGFPKHYTDVKNMGRQQRQKVLGKSWSVPVIRHLFAPLKDYFACYDMTTATTANTVV, encoded by the exons ATGAAGCTGGTTGTGGAAATGGAACTGACGCCAGCTGAGCAGCAGAGTGAGAATGAATTGCTGTGCTGGCTCAATCAGTCACTGCAAGCAGGGTTCACCAAGGTGGAACAGACATGCTCAG GTGCTGCATTTTGCCAGCTGATGGACCTATTGTTCCCTGGTTCTGTAAATATGGATCGGGTCAACTTTCAGGCACAGCAGGAACTGGACATCCTCCACAACTACAGTCTTCTTCAAGTTGCCTTTAGGAAGAAAGGAATCACTAAA ACAATCCCTGTGGAGACTTTGATTCAAGGAAAATCTGAAGAGGCCTTGAGTCTTCTGCTTTGGTTCAAAGATTTATTCAACCGTAACTGTGAAGGACAGAAATGCAGTTCTTTGAAAACCTGTGATGCAGAGAGATTGGTGCCATTACCTGCTCAGCGAACAAAAGCATTCACACAGCTGAACTTCT TCGAAGAAGAGGGCAAATCCGATAACTCTGGGGATTGTGAATCTGCACAGACTCATCTCCCAAACACGGACATGGCAGAGGCCGACTCGATGGATTCCTTTTCTTGCAGTATAGCCACATTAAGATTCATTCGCAAACATATGCCTGAACCATCAGCTGGCTCCAACTCACCAATGTCCTTCAAAGGTGCCAGGGCTGCTCTTGGTCATGGATACCCAAAAGATATTACAGCCATATGTGCCCAAACGCCATACTGTTTGTACCTGTATGTGGGTGTGGAACTGGGAGAGAAGGAAACAGGAAATGTGATTTTGATCGGGTTCTTTGACCAAACAGCTGGAAACTATTGTTTGCGTATGCTGGATGTTATCCAGCCCATGGAAGATACAGAGACAACTGGGTTGACAAGTCTGACAGAGACGTTGAAAAAGTTTGATATTCCCGTGGAAAACCTCACCGTGTTTTACTCCAATTTGGTGGACCGTGACCAGAGCAGTGTGTTCACATTGGGTCTAAAAGCCATGCAGCCTTCAGTGGTGTCGTTGTGTGGCCTTGTGAGTTTAACAGCACAAGCGTGTTATGAGGGTCTCACAGCAACAGGACATTATGATCAGGTCTTAGAACTTATCAGGAAGATGTCTGTGCACAACTCTTCGTCTGTCACAAGAGATACTCTAAAGCAGCTCTTCACTGACTTGGCAAAGCTAGACACCAGTCGCCCCTTAACTGCGCAGTGCTTGCTATTCATCAGGATTCTGGGTAAGATTTCCAGTCGTTGGTCTACGCTTACCAAATACTTTGGTTCTCAGGTGGTTGAGGAGGAGGGAGCAGGTCAGATCCATTCCTTCCTCCTAGACCATAGGCTGAGGCTGATAATCATGTTCCTAAGCTTTGCCCTGGAACCACTGGCTACATATCAAGAGATACTGGAAAAGGGTTCAAATTTTGGCCAGATCCTCAATGTTTCATCTGGTCTGATCCAGGGCTACACCTCTAGTTTCCTCCAGTTGACAGCCATCGCTCGCTACCTCAGGAATTACGATGACGCACTACTAAATGATGCGGCAGAACACCTTCCCATAGGCAAGGTGAAAGTGGGCCACGAAGTTGAAGATTTCTTGTCTTTGCACAAGGCAGAGCTCACTGCATTGTTGGAAGATTTCCACAAGAGCACGGTCTCTTTCTATGCAGCAGTCACGTCCAGCATTGTCAAGAGCCTGCCTCTCTCCACTGTGGCCCTTGTGAACATGGCTGCCATCTTGAAACCAGAGGGGAGGCTTGAGGTGACGAGCAGAACGGTGACTGACATTGCCACCCAGATGGGCCTGTGCCAGAACCCAGAGGAGGTGGCCCAGCTCACAGATGACTTCCTTGAGTATCAGCTCTGTGAGGACGTGGACAGCCAGCTCAATGTGGATCAGCATTGGAAAGGAGCGCTGAGGATCATGGGAAAGTCGTCCATGTTTCGTAAACTCATCCTCAGCTTTATGTCTTTCCCTAGAATACTAAAAGAGGACAGGATcttttctcag GTATTTCAAACAGCGGAAAAGATTGAAGAAGATCCCAAGAAACTGGACACTGACGTTGACAATACCTCAGGTGGCAGCGCAGAGGTCACTACCCCACAGAGGCCACAAAGAGAATCGACATCCTCATTGTCAG ATGTGGTAGAACTGAGTGAGATGGATACTGAGGAGGAGCCTAAAGAAGATGTTGTGTTAGTTAAAG AAACAAAACCAAGTATATCGGAGTCCATAATAATTGATgatctggaggaggaggaggatgttgATGAGGTCATTTGGACAGATGTATCACATAATGCG agcTTGGCATCATCTCCTGATAGGCAAAAACAAGGTTACCCATACCAG GATGGGAGGGGCTTTGAAGCTGGCAATCTGGTTTGGGGCAATGTGACTGGCTACTCCAGATGGCCTGGGCTGGTGTTGCCATGGCGAACCAAGAACACAAAGCCTGGCATCCGGAAAGTGAAGTGGTTTGGGGATGGGTTGCTTTCTAGG ATTCATGTTGGTGGACTTCACCCTTTCTCAGCTTTCGCTGAGAGCTTTTGCCACAAATCTCTTGCTACTCTTGCCCCATATAAAGCTGCTATCCTCCAGTCCCTGCAG ACAGCAGCAGAGCGGTGTGGGAAGATATTCACATTGAAGACCGATAATAAAGACGAGCTTCTGCGACAAATGTTGGATTGGGCTTTCAATGGCTTCATGCCGTCTGGACCTGATGGCCTCAAACCTTTGCCCCAGACAGACAGCCCCACAG AAAAAATACTGAATGGGAATGGCTTTCCAAATCACTTAACAACTTCTGTGAAAAACAAACTGGATGAGTCTACTCTGGCCAGCTTGAAAcaagtatctgtgtgtttgaaaaAAATTAACTCCTTAAACCTGGAGAATGGCACCATAGCCATTAAACCAAAACCAATTGATGGAAATGGAACAAAGTCTCCTCACACCAGTGTTCTGGGTCGTCctagaaaatataaaaatggCCTCAAGAAAGACAAGGCTCAGAAACGATCTTTAGAAAGTGAGCCAGAGCCAGAACCAGACTTCAACAGAG atCAAATGGTAAATGAGGTTTTGGTCAAGGGAAAGAATATTGAAG ATTTCTGCTTGTCCTGTGGAACGGCTCAGATCAGCATCTTTCATCCATTATTTGAAGGAAGTCTATGTTTAAAGTGCAAG gaTAATTTTACTGAGACACTTTACCGCTATGACGAGGATGGCTACCAGTCGTACTGCACAGTGTGCTGCGCTGGGATGGAGGTGGTTCTGTGTGGGAATCATAACTGCTGCCG GTCCTACTGTGTGGACTGCCTGAATATCCTGGTGGGTGTGGGCACCTTTGACCGGCTGAAGGAGGTCGACCCCTGGATCTGTTACCTGTGCGAGCCCAGCAGTGCAGGAGGCACCCTCAAACCTCGGGAGGACTGGAGCATCCGTGTCCAGGAGTTTTTTGCCAATGACAGCGGCTTAGCAttc GAACCTCACCGGGTTTACCCGTCCGTCCAAGCCAGCCAGCGAAGGCCCATCAgagttctctctctgtttgatgGCATAGCCACAG GATATCTGGTTCTGAAAGAGTTGGGATTTAAAGTGGACACATACGTGGCCTCAGAGATTGATGATGAGTCCATTTCTATATCCATGGTGAACCATGATGCCAAAATTGTGCACAAGGAGGATGTTCGGTCCATCACAAAGGAACAG ATTGAGAAGTGGGGGCCGTTTGATCTCCTCATCGGGGGAAGCCCATGCAATGACTTGTCCATTGTTAACCCTGCACGGAAAGGATTATATG AGGGAACGGGGAGACTCTTCTTTGAGTTCTACCGAGTGCTCAATTTCTTGAGGCCCAAAGAGGATGATCCGAAACCGTTCTTTTGGCTGTTTGAGAATGTGTCGTTCATGGCTCACCGAGATAAGACTGACATCTGTCGCTATCTGGAG TGTAATCCAGTGCTGATTGATGCTGTGAGAGTCAGTCCTGCACATAGAGCTCGCTGCTTCTGGGGAAATCTTCCTGGAATGAACAG GCCCATCATTGCCACGCAGAATGACAAGTTGACCCTACAAGAATGCTTGGAGATTGGCCGCACAGCAAAG TTTACCAAAGTGAGGACCATTACCACAAGATCTAACTCTCTGAAGCAAGGCCCAAGAGACCTGTATCCCGTCACTATGAATGGAAAAGATGACAATTTGTGGATCACGGAGTTGGAAAG GATCTTTGGGTTTCCCAAACACTACACAGATGTGAAGAACATGGGACGTCAGCAGCGGCAGAAGGTCCTGGGCAAGTCCTGGAGTGTCCCAGTCATCAGGCACTTATTTGCCCCTCTCAAGGACTATTTTGCTTGTTATGACATGACCACAGCCACCACCGCTAATACAGTAGTATGA